The Pantoea sp. At-9b genome includes a window with the following:
- a CDS encoding YjaG family protein codes for MLQNPVHLRLAKLESWQHVTFMACLCERMFPNYWAFCQQTEFADPQLYRRILDLVWESLTVKDAKINFDSQLEKLEAAIPNGDDFDIYGVHPAIDACVALSEVLHAQLSGETLEHAVEVSRTSITTVAILEMTQAGREMSDEELRENQAIIDEWDLQWEIFRLLAECEERDLELIKGLRSDLREAGISNIGIIFQQ; via the coding sequence ATGTTACAGAACCCCGTCCATTTACGCCTGGCGAAGCTGGAAAGCTGGCAGCACGTCACCTTTATGGCCTGTCTGTGCGAACGTATGTTCCCTAACTATTGGGCCTTCTGTCAGCAGACCGAATTCGCCGATCCGCAGCTTTATCGCCGCATCCTTGATTTGGTCTGGGAAAGCCTGACGGTCAAAGACGCTAAAATCAATTTCGACAGCCAGCTGGAGAAGCTGGAAGCGGCGATCCCCAACGGGGACGATTTTGATATCTACGGGGTGCATCCGGCGATTGATGCCTGCGTGGCGTTAAGTGAAGTACTGCATGCTCAGCTCAGTGGTGAAACCCTGGAGCATGCCGTAGAGGTGAGCCGTACCTCAATTACCACCGTTGCGATTCTGGAAATGACCCAGGCTGGTCGCGAAATGAGCGATGAAGAGCTGCGCGAAAACCAGGCGATTATTGACGAATGGGATTTGCAGTGGGAAATTTTTCGCCTGCTGGCAGAGTGCGAGGAGCGTGACCTGGAACTGATTAAAGGGTTACGTTCTGACCTGCGCGAAGCAGGAATCAGTAACATCGGTATAATTTTTCAGCAATAA
- the nfi gene encoding deoxyribonuclease V (cleaves DNA at apurinic or apyrimidinic sites): MDLAALRTEQQQRAADVVRQDDFEVLPPRLIAGADVGFEQGGAVTRAALVILEYPSLQLVEHQIARISTTMPYIPGFLSFREVPALLAAWQQLQHQPDLLFVDGHGISHPRRLGVAAHFGLLVDVPTIGVAKRRLCGQFAALDDAPGSRQPLLDKGEQLGWVWRSKARCNPLFISSGHRVSTDSALQWVENCMAGYRLPEPTRWADAVASGRPAFLRRQNAR, encoded by the coding sequence ATGGATTTAGCGGCGCTACGCACGGAACAGCAACAGCGCGCAGCTGACGTGGTGCGGCAGGACGATTTCGAGGTGCTGCCGCCCCGTTTGATTGCCGGAGCTGACGTAGGATTTGAGCAGGGCGGCGCAGTGACGCGTGCCGCGCTGGTGATTCTTGAGTACCCCTCGTTGCAACTGGTGGAGCATCAAATTGCCCGCATCAGTACCACCATGCCCTACATCCCCGGTTTTTTATCGTTCCGTGAAGTGCCTGCTTTACTGGCCGCCTGGCAGCAACTCCAGCATCAGCCTGATCTGTTATTTGTGGATGGACACGGTATTTCGCATCCGCGTCGGCTCGGGGTGGCGGCGCATTTTGGCTTGCTGGTGGATGTACCGACCATTGGTGTCGCAAAGCGGCGCTTATGCGGCCAATTTGCGGCACTGGATGACGCACCGGGCAGCCGCCAGCCATTGCTGGACAAAGGTGAGCAACTGGGCTGGGTATGGCGCAGCAAGGCGCGCTGCAATCCACTTTTTATCTCCAGCGGCCATCGTGTCAGTACCGACAGTGCGTTGCAGTGGGTGGAAAACTGCATGGCGGGCTACCGTTTGCCCGAGCCGACACGCTGGGCGGATGCAGTCGCTTCTGGCCGTCCAGCCTTTCTCCGCAGGCAAAATGCGCGTTGA
- the hupA gene encoding nucleoid-associated protein HU-alpha: MNKTQLIDVIAEKADLSKTQAKTALESTLAAITESLKDGDAVQLVGFGTFKVNHRAERTGRNPQTGKEIKIAAANVPAFVSGKALKDAVK; the protein is encoded by the coding sequence ATGAACAAGACTCAACTGATTGATGTGATCGCGGAAAAAGCAGACCTGTCAAAAACCCAGGCTAAAACTGCTCTGGAATCTACCCTGGCTGCGATCACTGAGTCTCTGAAAGATGGTGATGCTGTACAACTGGTTGGTTTTGGTACTTTTAAAGTGAACCACCGCGCTGAGCGTACCGGTCGCAACCCGCAGACTGGCAAAGAGATCAAAATCGCTGCGGCAAACGTACCGGCGTTCGTCTCTGGTAAAGCGCTG